The following is a genomic window from Candidatus Omnitrophota bacterium.
TTCGTATCCTCTGCGATGCGCTGGCGAGCCTCTCTCTTCTGGACAAAATAGGAAACGCCTACCAAAACAGCCAAGCGGCTTTGAAGAGTCTGATCCCCGGCGCGCCTCAATCCAAAACGGCGTTGCTGCTTCATTCGGCCAGACTCTACGAAAAGTGGGGAAAACTCTACGACGCCGTAAAAAAAGGGACGCCCGCGCGCGAGGAAGATATCGATCCGCGCCTCATCAGCGACGAAACCGCCTTCGCGAAAGCGATGGCGGATGTGGGACGCCTTTCCGCCATCGAGATAGCGGAAAAATTGGACTTGTCCGGCGTGAAAAAATTATTGGATATCGGCGGAGGACCCGGCTTATACTCCATCGAATTCGCCCGCCGCAATCCGGAACTGCGCGCCGTCATTCTCGATAACGAAAAGACGCTGAAAGTCGCCCAGCAGAACATCCAACAAGCCGGTCTATCGGATCGCGTATCCGTTCAAGCGGTCGACGCTTTGGAAGACAATTTCGGCCAAGGCTGCGACTATATCTTCATCTCCAACGTAATCCATAGTTACTCCGCCATCGAAAACGCCGCCCTCGTCGTGAAATGCGCTAAGGCTCTCGCTCCGAAAGGCCATCTCTGCATTAAGGATTTTATGCTCGATTCCACTCGCACTCAGCCGCAATGGTGCGCCCTTTTCGCCATCAATATGCTAGTGAATACGGAAAGCGGCGACTGCTATACGCGGGAAGAAGTTCGCCATTGGATGCAAACAGCGGATTTGGAACACGTGGCGGAAATGGACGTATGCGGACAATCCCACATTATCGTCGCCAGAAAAAAATGAAATGAATTGCAGTTAAATATCTAATACACTGATTATATTAGCTTTATTTATTGTATTCCAAAAAATACGATGGCTTCATTCCATCGGTAAAGCCACTGAATCTCACCATTCGGCTTTTCTCTCTTTGTTACCCACGACACAAAGTACTCCTAAATCATTAAATTCTTTTTGATATGCTCTTTGGTTTCCTTGTTCAGACCTGGAACCATCACGATGGCTTCTTCTTTAGACCAAAGTTCCCCCCCAAAAAAGTCAAATTAATGGGCTTACAAGAAAGAGAATTGAATTTTCCGCTAGTTGGAAAGAAAAAATAAATATTGAGGAAATAGGTCTTTTCTTTCTCGTAGAATTATGGCATAAATAAATAAGTTAGTTAGTAATCTATAAAACCGATAAAACAGGAGGTTGCATCATGAAAAGAGGCTTATTTTGGGCGCTGTTGATTATGGGGATCGCGCTGACGGGCGCCGCACAGGATTATCCTTTGCGGGCGACGATCAGTACGAAGATGGGTGGAGATCAGGTGGAATATCCTCCGGGAAATATCCGGCTGTTTCCCCAAGGACCTTCCAACGAAGACGTGGCGATGGCGATTTTGCTGCAGGATAATGGTGTTCGGGCGCGCGTGCTAGGCGATAAAGCGTTTCACGATAGTTTTGGGCATTTGACCATCAATGATAATATCGAGAATAACGAAGCCCCCGTAGATCTGGTGATTTTGTCCGGCTCCAGCGGTTCAGGCGACGTGCCGAACACGCAGCCGATGTTCGATCTGGGCATTGGCATGATGTGCGGCGAGCATGTATGCCTTGCGCAGGAAGACAAGCCCGCCAAGTTGAAAATGTATATCGGCGGCGGAACGGCGCATACGGATTGGCGCAATACGCGGCTGCGCAAAATTAGAATTATGGACAAGAATCATCCCATCACTAAAGGCATCGAGACCGACGCCGACGGCTGGGTGCAGATTTTCCGCGATCCTTATCCCAATGAGGGCTATTTCCGCGAGCCTGACGAGACGGGAACCATCGTCGAATGGCTGGAACCGAACAAATTGGTGGCGGCCACCGGCCTCTACGACCTGCGAGTCGCGCTTGGTTCGGTTAACCTCAAAGCGGATGGAACGCAAATCTTAGGCGAAGTCAGCGAAGACGAATTGATCGCCGCGGGCAAGGACCCCGATCTCCGGTCCGTATTCGCCGTCGTCGATAAAGGCGGCGTATTGGCGGACGGTACGAAATCGCCCTGCCGGTTGGTTCATTGGATCATCAACGGCGAAGGCAGCGGCGGCCCGGGGCGCAACTTCCTGGCGCTTAATGCGGTAGGACGGCAACTCTTCATCCGCTCCTGCTTTTGGGCGATGGGACAAGAGATTCCCAGCAATATCGCCGATTTTTCTCTTTACGCCAATTAATCGGCTAGGCGCATGAAAACGAATTGAGCCGCCGGAAGCGCACCGGCGGCTCTTTTTTGTCTGGATAATGATTTCCTGATTTCGCACTTGCAACACCCTAAATTTCGCGAATGGCATTGTATAGGGTTTTCTGATCCTGATCCATACTCAAAATGAGGCTCTTTTTCCCTTGGGAGTCGGGAAGGAGGTATTGCAAATCGTACATGGTCTGAGTCAATTCCTCCGCCCGGGCGGCGCTCATATC
Proteins encoded in this region:
- a CDS encoding methyltransferase; amino-acid sequence: MKTKENALTNIVEEIAAGYRGSQILLTANRLGLFAALGEKAMTSIELAKALDADPRGIRILCDALASLSLLDKIGNAYQNSQAALKSLIPGAPQSKTALLLHSARLYEKWGKLYDAVKKGTPAREEDIDPRLISDETAFAKAMADVGRLSAIEIAEKLDLSGVKKLLDIGGGPGLYSIEFARRNPELRAVILDNEKTLKVAQQNIQQAGLSDRVSVQAVDALEDNFGQGCDYIFISNVIHSYSAIENAALVVKCAKALAPKGHLCIKDFMLDSTRTQPQWCALFAINMLVNTESGDCYTREEVRHWMQTADLEHVAEMDVCGQSHIIVARKK